The following proteins come from a genomic window of Halorubrum lacusprofundi ATCC 49239:
- a CDS encoding DUF6735 family protein: MGHRALVAYERTDGQYTLHYSQWGAANLKLKHRISAESPFGGDDTDSKWAKQLLAELADGLEADAVDGYLADEDRPSTVVEPKPRATGLTLDEIVADHLDYLHHEAFFVVSTTFEVTAYRTLWFGLQYESETVKQGETVGNGALATVRWYDGEPVGDGHLQGQFAAFKDVVGDMLDKGVFTPSTARQYLKRKLAERVGDRQELRIPTGESPFEKASLNRS; the protein is encoded by the coding sequence ATGGGCCACCGCGCACTTGTTGCGTACGAACGTACAGACGGACAGTACACGCTCCACTACAGCCAGTGGGGCGCAGCGAACCTGAAGCTCAAGCACCGAATCTCTGCTGAGTCGCCGTTCGGTGGCGACGACACCGACTCCAAGTGGGCGAAACAGCTGCTGGCTGAACTAGCCGATGGCCTTGAGGCAGACGCCGTCGACGGCTACCTCGCCGACGAGGATCGACCGTCGACGGTCGTCGAGCCGAAGCCCCGTGCCACCGGGCTTACCCTCGACGAGATCGTCGCTGACCACCTCGACTACCTCCACCACGAGGCGTTCTTCGTGGTGTCGACGACGTTCGAGGTGACCGCCTACCGGACGCTGTGGTTCGGCCTACAGTACGAATCGGAGACAGTCAAACAGGGGGAGACGGTCGGGAATGGCGCGCTCGCGACGGTGCGCTGGTACGACGGCGAGCCGGTCGGCGACGGCCACCTGCAGGGGCAGTTCGCGGCCTTCAAAGATGTCGTCGGAGACATGCTCGACAAAGGCGTCTTCACACCGTCGACGGCGAGACAGTATCTGAAGCGGAAGCTCGCCGAGCGGGTCGGAGACCGACAGGAGCTGCGCATTCCGACCGGGGAATCACCCTTCGAGAAGGCGAGTCTGAACCGTTCATAG
- a CDS encoding DUF7504 family protein, whose protein sequence is MGPNNETNPPSFNYGDRPSTGVIRAVAWFKGVEPTALTPLQGVIDVDALNALFDKPEETDLSVSFEYDECVVEVTNDGTITIRGASDAGSRELDQETNVLFLAPSSSHPEDEGCNDLLSAVPSSRANLLGVTYESPGTNRLNIWEFEEETPAHISLINVGDFARSSASQPSKRALPPERLEVDAVLDPADLTTLGIRISEQLSEWGSTDEQPVVCFHSLTELLEATDLNRAFRFLHLLTRRLSLAGAIAHFHLDPETCDEKTIETLRPLFDAVLEVDEDGTWSMCVQ, encoded by the coding sequence ATGGGACCAAACAACGAGACCAACCCCCCATCCTTCAATTACGGAGATCGTCCGAGTACAGGAGTGATTCGAGCAGTGGCATGGTTCAAAGGTGTTGAACCGACCGCACTCACGCCATTACAAGGCGTAATCGATGTAGACGCATTGAACGCCCTGTTCGACAAGCCAGAGGAGACAGATCTCTCGGTGTCGTTCGAATACGATGAGTGTGTAGTGGAAGTTACTAACGATGGCACGATAACGATTCGAGGAGCATCGGACGCTGGGTCAAGAGAACTTGACCAAGAGACAAACGTGCTGTTTCTCGCGCCAAGCAGCAGTCACCCCGAAGATGAAGGATGCAACGACTTGTTGTCCGCCGTCCCGTCCAGTCGCGCAAACTTGCTCGGGGTAACGTACGAGTCTCCAGGCACGAACCGCCTCAACATATGGGAATTCGAGGAAGAGACCCCTGCACACATCTCACTCATCAATGTTGGAGACTTTGCACGATCATCTGCCTCACAGCCATCCAAGAGGGCGCTTCCACCTGAACGGCTAGAGGTTGACGCCGTTCTCGACCCCGCGGATCTGACGACACTCGGAATACGAATTAGTGAACAACTTTCGGAGTGGGGAAGTACCGATGAGCAACCCGTTGTCTGCTTCCATTCACTCACAGAACTTCTCGAAGCCACAGACCTTAATCGGGCCTTCAGATTCCTCCATCTCCTTACGAGGCGTCTCTCGTTGGCAGGAGCGATAGCGCACTTCCATCTAGATCCCGAAACGTGTGACGAGAAGACGATTGAGACCCTCCGACCGTTATTCGATGCCGTTCTCGAAGTTGACGAAGACGGAACGTGGTCGATGTGCGTGCAATAG
- a CDS encoding PadR family transcriptional regulator → MGGLISDTKLDILRQLRSEPLHGYGLAAELNLSHGYIYTHLGELQEAGMIEVAEERDGKKIYRLTQNGQYLVKAFDD, encoded by the coding sequence ATGGGCGGTCTCATCAGCGATACCAAATTGGATATCCTCCGACAGCTACGTTCTGAACCACTTCACGGCTATGGGCTTGCCGCTGAACTGAACCTGAGCCATGGGTATATCTACACACATCTCGGCGAACTACAGGAGGCAGGGATGATCGAAGTAGCGGAGGAACGCGACGGGAAGAAGATCTATCGACTTACCCAGAACGGTCAGTATTTGGTGAAAGCCTTCGACGATTAA
- a CDS encoding transcription initiation factor IIB, which translates to MGEGLTVLASSRNTVRTMATRDIYETTFDEDVQTDTRSNQCPECDGRVTTNTVETVCEECGLVVDEQRIDHGPEWRGFDEDERERTGAPLTAARHDRGLSTEIGRGTDTNGNELSGKKRRRLARMRREQTRGRFQSKAERNLAYGLGEVRRLASTLELSDSIRDQACQLFRSAQNEDLLRGRSIEAIATASVYGACRCNDRPVILDEVADSARVELSRVRNAYKTLNTELGLPTPPRRPQSFIPRFASELDVADTVRQRAFELAKGAEATIISNGCQPTGVAAACLYKAAREQGQFFTQTDLAEVAETTPVTIRTRWNELEEVDDSKSAPA; encoded by the coding sequence ATGGGTGAGGGGCTCACTGTACTGGCGAGTTCCCGAAACACGGTGAGAACGATGGCAACTAGAGACATCTACGAGACGACGTTCGACGAAGACGTCCAGACCGACACGAGGTCGAATCAGTGTCCCGAGTGCGACGGCCGAGTCACCACTAATACAGTCGAAACCGTCTGCGAGGAGTGTGGGCTCGTCGTCGACGAGCAGCGGATCGACCACGGACCAGAGTGGCGAGGGTTCGACGAAGACGAGCGTGAACGGACTGGCGCTCCGTTGACGGCAGCGCGGCACGATCGGGGGTTGTCGACGGAGATCGGGCGCGGGACCGATACGAACGGGAATGAACTCTCCGGAAAGAAGCGACGCCGGCTCGCCCGGATGCGGCGTGAACAGACGCGCGGGCGGTTTCAGTCGAAAGCTGAACGCAACCTCGCATACGGGCTGGGCGAGGTTCGCCGTCTGGCGAGTACCCTCGAGCTCTCCGATTCGATCCGCGACCAGGCGTGTCAGCTCTTCCGGAGTGCCCAGAACGAGGACCTGCTTCGGGGCAGATCCATCGAGGCCATCGCCACGGCTAGCGTGTACGGGGCCTGCCGCTGTAACGATCGACCAGTGATACTCGACGAGGTCGCTGATTCAGCACGCGTCGAACTGTCTCGAGTGAGAAACGCGTACAAAACGCTGAATACAGAATTAGGACTCCCTACCCCACCGAGAAGGCCGCAGTCGTTCATTCCGCGCTTCGCGTCAGAATTGGACGTCGCTGACACGGTCCGACAGCGGGCGTTTGAACTCGCAAAGGGCGCTGAAGCGACGATTATCTCGAACGGATGCCAACCGACAGGTGTCGCAGCGGCCTGCCTCTATAAGGCTGCTCGGGAGCAGGGACAATTTTTCACGCAAACAGATCTCGCAGAGGTGGCGGAGACAACGCCGGTAACGATACGCACACGATGGAACGAACTAGAGGAGGTCGACGATTCGAAGTCAGCCCCCGCGTAG